The Drosophila bipectinata strain 14024-0381.07 chromosome 2L, DbipHiC1v2, whole genome shotgun sequence genome has a segment encoding these proteins:
- the LOC108120570 gene encoding odorant receptor 65a-like, which translates to MKAIGFYMNTDKGRQPLLVAWHYFFMLQMAISLASLGYGILESLDDIVLLGQDLAYTIGTFYIFFKMVHFSIHADDIDEIIDGLEECYQCDSQGRGLEESRCMKRRIFFWLTGLNAAWLFMVISFVLIIISTPFWLEAQELPFHVAYPFHLHDPSQHPLCHATIFVSQSCILMYAMIWTLCCEHISVTIFSELTSALKVLCTELRVVHERCDGNSSLFAHEVYDLAKFHQRIICLTDRSNEIFNGAFTMQLIVNFLLISLSVFEAMVSRHDPKVAAEYLVLMVMALGHLSYWSKFGDMLTQESLNVAVAAYEAYDPTYGFRSTHTIIWLIIQRAQTPLSVKSRLFPPFNLENNLAVN; encoded by the exons ATGAA AGCCATTGGATTCTACATGAACACTGATAAGGGTCGTCAGCCCTTACTGGTGGCCTGGCATTATTTTTTCATGCTCCAGATGGCAATTAGTTTAGCATCCTTGGGCTACGGAATATTGGAGTCGCTTGACGACATTGTGCTCTTGGGGCAGGATCTGGCCTATACCATAGGA ACTTTTTACATATTCTTTAAAATGGTGCACTTTTCCATTCATGCGGATGATATCGACGAGATAATCGATGGCCTAGAGGAGTGTTATCAATGTGATAGTCAGGGTCGTGGTCTGGAGGAGTCCCGATGCATGAAACGAAGGATCTTTTTTTGGCTTACTGGCCTTAATGCAGCGTGGTTATTTATGGTTATTTCTTTTGTTCTGATAATAATCTCGACACCTTTTTGGCTGGAGGCGCAGGAACTCCCATTCCACGTGGCCTATCCATTCCATTTACATGATCCATCCCAGCACCCACTATGTCATGCCACTATTTTTGTTTCCCAAAGTTGCATTTTGATGTACGCCATGATTTGGACATTATGTTGCGAACACATTTCAGTTACCATCTTTTCCGAATTGACTTCTGCGCTGAAGGTCCTTTGCACGGAGCTACGTGTTGTCCACGAACGTTGTGATGGAAATTCCAGTCTGTTCGCCCACGAAGTATATGATTTGGCCAAGTTTCACCAGCGGATTATCTG CCTCACTGACCGTTCAAATGAGATCTTCAATGGAGCCTTTACTATGCAACTGATTGTCAATTTCTTACTAATTTCGCTGTCGGTCTTTGAAGCCATGGTTTCCAGACACGACCCTAAAGTGGCAGCCGAGTACTTGGTACTGATGGTAATGGCCTTAGGCCACCTATCGTATTGGTCGAAATTCGGAGACATGTTGACCCAGGAGTCTCTGAATGTTGCCGTGGCTGCTTACGAAGCTTACGACCCTACTTATGGCTTCAGGAGCACCCACACGATCATCTGGCTGATTATTCAAAGAGCCCAAACACCTTTATCCGTTAAAAGCAGACTCTTTCCGCCTTTCAATTTGGAAAACAACTTGGCTGTAAATTAA
- the LOC108120569 gene encoding odorant receptor 65a-like encodes MNSEERSKRLLLAWNYCFIGLMMVTMASLWYGLLESLDDIVLLGRDLAFIIAVFFLIFKMIHFSNNADEIDKIIADLEEFYRWETKGPVQKDILAIKRWHFLIPAALMGTWLFLVILFTLIMVSTPFWVESQELPYHVAFPFELHNPSKHPIAHALIFVSHGYITLYSLIWIVFAEFLAGSIYNELTSALNVLCLELRYILTYCGRDNVLLDKEVNRLALFHQQIICAVDRSNEIFNGALTMQLVVNFLLISLAGFEAMVFRHDREVVAEYMVLIAMALGHLSCWSKFGDFLSQQSMEVAVAAYEAYDPTRGNKSVHQRLGLIILRSQKPLAITSRLLPPFNLVNNLAVLNQCYRIFTFLMQTME; translated from the exons ATGAACTCTGAGGAACGAAGTAAACGTCTTCTACTGGCTTGGAATTATTGTTTCATTGGCCTTATGATGGTGACCATGGCATCTCTTTGGTACGGTCTACTAGAGTCCCTCGATGACATTGTGCTCCTCGGACGCGACCTCGCTTTTATCATAGCTGT tttttttttaatttttaaaatgatcCATTTTTCGAATAATGCCGATGAAATTGATAAAATTATTGCTGACCTGGAAGAGTTCTATAGATGGGAAACAAAAGGTCCAGTTCAGAAGGATATTCTCGCGATAAAACGATGGCACTTTTTAATTCCTGCAGCCCTAATGGGAACCTGGTTGTTCTTGGTCATCTTATTCACCCTTATAATGGTTTCAACGCCATTTTGGGTGGAGTCTCAGGAACTGCCCTACCACGTAGCCTTTCCTTTCGAATTGCACAATCCATCCAAGCACCCAATCGCTCATGCCCTTATATTTGTATCGCACGGTTATATCACTCTGTACAGCTTGATCTGGATAGTTTTTGCGGAATTTCTGGCCGGTTCAATTTATAATGAGCTAACATCTGCCCTTAATGTCCTGTGTCTTGAGCTGCGGTATATACTTACATATTGCGGACGTGATAACGTCCTGCTTGACAAAGAAGTCAATCGATTAGCTTTGTTCCATCAGCAGATAATTTG TGCTGTGGACCGATCCAACGAAATTTTTAATGGCGCTCTGACTATGCAGCTAGTAGTGAATTTCCTACTAATTTCGTTGGCAGGATTTGAGGCTATGGTTTTCAGGCACGACCGTGAAGTGGTTGCCGAGTACATGGTCCTGATAGCCATGGCTCTGGGACACCTCTCGTGCTGGTCCAAATTCGGCGATTTTCTTTCCCAACAGTCCATGGAAGTGGCAGTGGCTGCCTACGAGGCCTATGACCCAACCAGGGGCAACAAAAGTGTCCACCAACGGTTGGGGCTTATAATCCTTAGGTCCCAAAAACCGTTGGCCATCACAAGCAGACTCTTGCCTCCATTTAACTTGGTCAATAATTTGGCT GTCCTAAATCAGTGCTACAGAATCTTTACCTTTTTGATGCAAACAATGGAGTAG
- the LOC108120568 gene encoding odorant receptor 65a-like, producing MTLKENVKNLLGIFIEASIVLKDPQRTPSHTVAYFDRAQMKAFGFYMNSEERCKPFLLAWNYFFMFQMMMNMASFTYGLFESLNDIVLFGRDLAFIIAIFFEIFKMIHFSIHVEEIDKLINGLERCFSWETKGPVRNEVLSIKRWHLLLPAGVMGSWLFLVITFTLIMLSTPFWVESQKLPFHVAYPFDLHNPSKHPIAHALIFASQGCITFYSLIWIVFADVLAGSIFFELTSDLKILCLQLRFMNRYCDSDDLMLDKEINRLALFHQQIIRLVDRSNEIFNGAFTMQLMVIFLLISLSGFEAMVSRHDHEVVAEYLVLMVMALSHLSCWSKFGDLLTQESLEVAVAAYDAYEPTRGNKSVHQRLGLIILRAQKPLSIKSKILPPFTLVNNLAVNIR from the exons GTTTTGAAGGACCCACAGAGGACTCCCTCGCACACCGTCGCCTACTTCGATCGAGCTCAAATGAA GGCATTTGGATTCTACATGAACTCGGAGGAACGTTGCAAGCCTTTTCTGCTGGCCTGGAATTACTTCTTCATGTTTCAGATGATGATGAATATGGCCTCTTTTACTTATGGACTTTTTGAGTCGCTGAATGACATAGTGCTCTTTGGCCGGGACCTCGCTTTTATAATAGCA atattttttgaaatatttaaaatgatCCACTTCTCCATTCACGTCGAGGAAATCGATAAGTTGATCAATGGCCTAGAAAGGTGCTTTAGTTGGGAAACAAAAGGACCTGTGCGGAATGAAGTTCTTTCCATTAAACGATGGCACTTGCTGCTACCCGCTGGGGTAATGGGATCCTGGTTGTTTTTGGTCATAACTTTCACCCTTATAATGCTTTCAACACCTTTTTGGGTAGAGTCCCAGAAACTGCCCTTTCACGTGGCCTATCCATTCGATTTGCACAATCCATCGAAGCACCCAATTGCTCATGCGCTTATTTTCGCATCCCAAGGATGCATTACATTTTATAGCCTTATCTGGATAGTTTTTGCTGACGTTCTAGCTGGTTCCATTTTTTTCGAGCTGACATCCGACTTAAAGATCCTGTGTCTCCAGCTGCGGTTCATGAATCGATACTGTGATTCTGATGATCTCATGCTGGACAAAGAAATAAATCGGCTAGCTTTGTTTCATCAGCAGATTATTCG CCTTGTTGACAGATccaatgaaatttttaatggcGCTTTTACAATGCAACTGATGGTGATTTTCCTACTGATTTCCCTGTCGGGATTTGAAGCAATGGTTTCGAGGCACGATCACGAAGTGGTTGCCGAGTACTTGGTCTTGATGGTTATGGCCCTAAGCCACCTCTCTTGCTGGTCCAAGTTCGGGGATCTTCTGACCCAAGAGTCCTTGGAAGTGGCAGTAGCTGCCTACGACGCCTATGAGCCAACAAGGGGCAACAAGAGTGTCCACCAAAGGCTGGGACTGATAATTCTAAGGGCCCAGAAACCGCTGTCGATCAAGAGCAAAATCTTGCCACCTTTTACCTTGGTCAACAACTTGGCTGTAAATATTCGttga